In Thermobaculum terrenum ATCC BAA-798, the DNA window CGTTCAAAGGCTGGTGATGAGTGAGCGGGGAATATTGCGTAGCGTGCAGGAGATTGTTGTACTATCTGTTCCCAACCATGTGACTGGTTGACAACTTTCAGATAATTCTGGAAAAGCTGTTTGCTGTATAACACCTCGGCTCTGCCATCAAATGACACCGGATAGGAGGCATTTGTTTCCCAGATTATGAAGCCGCCCCAGTTATAATCGTTCCACACAGGTGCAGGGCTACCACAAGCAGTTAGCTCTTGTACAGCCATTCTTGGGAAAGTGAAGCTACTGCTATCTGTAGCGCTTGGCGTTCTAAGTAGCGATAGTACAAGAATGCTGGCCAGGAGAATAGCTGTTGACAACACACTTACCTTTCTAATGATTATTGGGTTGGCGAATAGCCCATGTGTGAAGAGAGCTTTAAGCTTTCTTTTTTCAGTAAGCGAGAGCAGTATTGAGTAAACTAGCAAGGGTATCAAAAAGGATGTATAACGAGCTGTCTGGATAGTGGGAAGTATGAGTCCTAAGGCTCCGATGGCCCTGGGTTCCCACCTAAGTATGCCCAGAGAGCATGCCGCTAACAGCAATATAGCTGTAGGAAGGAGCGATAACTTAAGTGGTTGGAGAGAAGTCCAGTCTAGGTTGTACTGTTGGGTATAAGCTCCAGTCCACTGCATTGCAGGCCAGCGCCAGAGAATATTCCATTGGGGATTAAGGAGAAATAGTAATATCCCCGTCAGGATTGATGCGCAAGCTAGTAATCCGGATTTTATCTGTTTCGATGTAAGCCACACTAAGGCGGAAACGGTCATTATTGCAAAGCCAACCTGAAATGTAGCATGGGCATTTGCCCACAATCCCAAGATAAGGCCGCTGATAACTGCCTTATTAGGTGTAAATGGTAGGTCTAGCATCAACACCAGCAAGCTGAACAACATGAATCCTATTACATGAGGTCTGGCTCCTGTGTACGGAAATATTGCCAGTATTGAAAGCAACAACATAGAAGCTTCTAATAGTGGGTGCAGGGTGAATCTGCTAATAAGCAGGGCTAAGGGTAGCAGGGTAAGGACCATTCCAAGTCCTGAGAAGATCTGCAAGCCCCTGTATCCCATCAGACTCCAGATTAGATACAGAAGTTTGTCTACTTGGGCATAGTGTGCTATTACTCTCTGGCCGTCAGCAGACCAAGAGAAGTGATCAATGTAAGGGCTTATTCCTTGCTCTAAGGCAGCTCTTCCAGTAGCTAAATGCCAATAAATATCGTAGTCCTGCCACGAGAGATAACTGGAGTAGAAAGCCATTATCAGCAGGATAGCCGCGACAGGTGAGAAAAAATATCTACCTGCTCCTTTGTTATCTCCAGACATTACAAATCTTTCCCTAATCTCTAGGACTTTGCTGTAGCAAGCTTAAGTATGCTTCTGAGAATGACTTTAGAGCTAGCGGTTATTGTGAGAAAGAGATGAAAGATCACTTAGAAATCATGACACTTTAGTCATTTTGGGCGATTACTTATTGTAAAGAACTGTTATCCCCTGTTAGACTCAAGCTTAGGAGTTGGATCATACATGTTGAACACAAAGGGTACTTCTATCACAGCTTTCTCTCTTCACGAGCTAATGGACGATCTCCATCGTAGGTCGTTGCAAGGTAACCTAACCGCCTCTGAGTGTTACCCAACTGGTATTCGTGCTCTGGATAGGAGAATTGCAGGTGGGCTTAGGAGGGGTAACCTCTTCCTGCTAGGTGGAGGAGAAGGTGCTGGTAAGACCACTTTTGCTCTTCAGATAGCACGCAATATGGCTATCGAAGGGGTAGATGTGATCTATATATGTTATGAGCATTCCGAAGAGGAGCTGATGCTTAGGCTGATATCTATGGAAAGCACACGTAAATTACCCAATGGCGATGTGGTGGGATTAAGGTTGTCAGATCTATATGATGAGCTTCGATCGGCCAATAGGTCTCCATCTGGTGCATTAGCAAAGCTTGAGGGCGATCAATATGGTCGTTTGGCTCTCGAGAAGATGGAGGGTTATGCCTCCAGGTTCAGGATTGCAAAGGCTTCTTCTGCCAGTACTGACCTCGATGTTATTTCAAGGTTAGTAGATGAGCATATATCTAATGGAAGCAAGAGGCTATTTCTGGTGATCGATTACCTTCAAAAGATCTATAGCAACGAGCGTGCTCTGAGCGAAGAGGATAGAACTGGAAAGGTAGTTGAGGGGCTTAAGGACCTTGCACTGAGTCGTGAGGTCCCGATCCTAGCTATCGTCGCGGCTGATAAAGAGGGTATCCGTGCGCGGAGGCTCAGGTCTTACCACCTCAGAGGGTCATCAGCTCTATTGTACGAAGCCGACTTGATCGTAGTAATGAACGAAAAGAGTCGAATTGTCTCCAGGCAGGCAGTTGATCTTACGGCTTACAAGGCGATACAGATGTCAGGCTGGGTGGTATTTAGTATAGAGAAGAACAGGTTGGGAAGAGATCTGATAGATTTTCAGCTCAAGAAGATGTTCAACTTCTCCATGTTCGATCCCTCGGGTGATGCTGTACCGGAGCCGTTAGTTGATGACACGGTTCATATAGAGTAGATTCACCTTTCTGTCATGTGCCAACATTGCCTTGTTAATCTACCTTTCAGATAAAGGCAGTATGCTAAATGCATGACTCTGTTGCTATCTTACAGTGATAC includes these proteins:
- a CDS encoding DnaB-like helicase C-terminal domain-containing protein, which encodes MLNTKGTSITAFSLHELMDDLHRRSLQGNLTASECYPTGIRALDRRIAGGLRRGNLFLLGGGEGAGKTTFALQIARNMAIEGVDVIYICYEHSEEELMLRLISMESTRKLPNGDVVGLRLSDLYDELRSANRSPSGALAKLEGDQYGRLALEKMEGYASRFRIAKASSASTDLDVISRLVDEHISNGSKRLFLVIDYLQKIYSNERALSEEDRTGKVVEGLKDLALSREVPILAIVAADKEGIRARRLRSYHLRGSSALLYEADLIVVMNEKSRIVSRQAVDLTAYKAIQMSGWVVFSIEKNRLGRDLIDFQLKKMFNFSMFDPSGDAVPEPLVDDTVHIE